GCGCGTGATTGCAATTCTATAGTCAGCATACTGTACCACTAGTGCGCCCGGTTTTGATATCTCAATTGTGCCCAGATTGGAGCTCTTCGATTCTTCAAGTATCTGCCTTGCAATCAAATCCAGGTATTTTGCGTCAAGCACCCTGTCCTCGATTGTGACCAGCTCAAAAAAGCCCGGCTTGCCTCTTTTTGCGTATGGTGGGTTTCCTTCCTTGAGGTGCACGCTCATCGTAGTTGGATCAAAGAATCTCAGGAACTCCAGCGAGGTGTAGAGTTTTTCCGGTTTCTGATAGTTCACCTGGATTCCCTCTGCCTCGGCAGTAAGGCCCTGAACATAGTCTGCAGTATACAGTACCGCATCGTTTTGCTTTGCAATGTCCTTGATTATTGCGTCAATTCTGCCGTGGGACGCAAGTCGGATGTCGTCAAGTCCTGGGCGTTGGCCCACAAACTGGACGGTTATGCCGCATTCCGGCCCGATTTTCTGGATTTTTTTTATCTCCTCTAGGCCGATGAAGCCTTGCTCCTTTCCTTGAGACGCCTGTGATTGTAACTCGTCGAGTGCTGCAGTAGGTATTATCAGGATGGTATCATGCAGCTTGTTTGATTCGATTTGTTTTGCAATGTAGCCGCTGATAATCACGCTGGTATCAGATACGATTTTTGGCACAAATACGCAGGCCATTACCGGACTATTAACCATAACTCGGCCCGAAAACAAACAAACTTTTTCATACCAGATAGAAAAGATCAGAATATTGTCAAGTGTCGAGGAAAATGATGTTCTAATAATCGAGGACAGCCCTGCAGTAGGCATCCTATTGCGAGAGTTCCTCACCAAGCTTGGACTAAAGAAGATACGCCATTGCCAGAATGGCAAGACAGGCATAGAGATGTTCAAGGAGATGGTGGATTCAGGCAGCGTCCCGCTGGTGTTTCTGGATTATAACCTGCCGGACATGACTGCGTATTCCATAATGAGCCAGATGCTGAGCATACGGCCAGACGTCAAGGTGGTAATCGAGACGGCGCGCGAAAAGTCTGAGGAGCAGATAAAGGATGTGATTGCCCAGGGGGCATACCAATATTTGGGAAAGCCCATCAGGCTGGAGAAACTCAGGGAGATAATAGACACCCTTAGAATCGAGGAGATACAGGCAATCGACGCAGATGGTATTGAGAACATCGAGGAGATCATCTCAAACTCTACTCAGATCAGTCTTTTGAGAGTGATGCAGTACATGGACAAACCAGAAGAGGTAATTCAGCCGCTTATCAACAAGATGGTCGCAGACAAGAAGATCGTCAAGATAAACGACATAAAGGAGGTAAGCTGCCCCAGATGCGGCACGATTCGCGTGGCACAGACATTCCATTGCCCAAAGTGCAAGGGCACGAATTTCAAGCAGGACAAAATAATTGAACACTACAAGTGCGGAAACGTCTCACCTGCGCAGACGTATGTGGAGGACAAGTGCCCAAAGTGCCACGAACTCATCAAGATATTCGGAGTGGATTACAGGGTGCAGGAAAACTTTTACATCTGCAACGACTGCGGAGATGTCTTTGCAGAGATTGTGACAAAGTATCTCTGCCTCAAATGCGGCGACAAGTTTGCGTTAGAGAATGCAAAGATAGTGTCAAGTCCAGGATATAGCTACCTGCGGCCGTCAGCTTGACGTTATGCTTGAGATCAGCTTTAGGACATAGTCAAAGTCAAATGGTTTTGAGATAAAGGCGGATGCTCCGAGTTTTAGGCACTCGTTGATTACGTTTTGGTTGTCGCTTGCGGTGATCAGTATTATCTTTGCCTGAGGATACTTTGCCATCACCTCTTTTACCACGGTGAGTCCGTCCTTTTTTGGCATTGCAAGATCAAGCAGCATGATGTCCGGGACTGCTTCGGAGAATTTTTCCACGGCATCTGCGCCGTTTACCGCCTCTGCGACAATCTCATGGTTTCCAATTGAGAGTATGTCACGGAGTACGAGCCGGATTGCGTCAGAATCGTCTGCAATCATGACTCGGGCCATACCAACGCATAATCAGCCATATCTTATGAAAATTTCT
Above is a window of Candidatus Nitrosotenuis cloacae DNA encoding:
- a CDS encoding response regulator; translated protein: MSSVEENDVLIIEDSPAVGILLREFLTKLGLKKIRHCQNGKTGIEMFKEMVDSGSVPLVFLDYNLPDMTAYSIMSQMLSIRPDVKVVIETAREKSEEQIKDVIAQGAYQYLGKPIRLEKLREIIDTLRIEEIQAIDADGIENIEEIISNSTQISLLRVMQYMDKPEEVIQPLINKMVADKKIVKINDIKEVSCPRCGTIRVAQTFHCPKCKGTNFKQDKIIEHYKCGNVSPAQTYVEDKCPKCHELIKIFGVDYRVQENFYICNDCGDVFAEIVTKYLCLKCGDKFALENAKIVSSPGYSYLRPSA
- a CDS encoding response regulator is translated as MARVMIADDSDAIRLVLRDILSIGNHEIVAEAVNGADAVEKFSEAVPDIMLLDLAMPKKDGLTVVKEVMAKYPQAKIILITASDNQNVINECLKLGASAFISKPFDFDYVLKLISSITSS